The Humulus lupulus chromosome 3, drHumLupu1.1, whole genome shotgun sequence genome window below encodes:
- the LOC133822527 gene encoding mulatexin-like, producing the protein MKCLSNLIIIFSLAILCLGIVYAVERGDHKCGPSLRNPPCGEGRCCSIHNFCGGGSGYCRGGNCRYQCSFAAPTGGLPRDNAVTKIISKSLYSEMFKHRIDCQSQGFYSYEAFITATESFPGFATTGDVSTRKRELAAFFGQTSQVTTGYDSSDPHAWGYCNINATAHTTTGSDYCTSSQWPCAAGKKYISRGPIQLTHNYNYGLAGKALGVDLINNPDLVATDPVVSFKTALWFWMTKHDSKPSCHDILINANSQVSSYLVIDNIINGKSQVDQSGLEKNSRVSTSVGYYKRYCDMLKVRYGKLI; encoded by the exons atgaagTGCTTGAGCAACCTTATCATCATATTTTCTTTGGCTATATTATGCCTTGGAATCGTTTATGCAGTCGAAAGAGGTGATCACAAATGTGGTCCTAGTCTGCGCAATCCTCCATGTGGAGAAGGAAGGTGTTGCAGTATCCATAACTTTTGCGGTGGCGGATCTGGTTACTGCAGAGGCGGAAACTGCCGATACCAGTGTTCGTTTGCTGCACCAACTGGTGGTCTCCCTCGTGATAATGCTGTAACCAAAATTATCAGCAAATCACTTTACAGCGAAATGTTTAAGCATAGAATTGATTGCCAAAGCCAGGGATTCTATAGTTACGAGGCTTTTATCACAGCTACTGAATCCTTTCCTGGTTTTGCTACTACTGGAGATGTTTCAACTCGTAAGAGGGAGCTCGCTGCTTTCTTTGGTCAAACATCTCAAGTAACAACTG GCTACGATTCTAGTGATCCACATGCATGGGGATATTGTAATATCAATGCGACTGCTCACACTACGACTGGCAGTGATTATTGCACCTCCTCTCAGTGGCCTTGTGCTGCAGGCAAAAAGTATATTAGCAGAGGACCTATCCAACTAACTCA CAACTACAACTACGGGCTTGCTGGTAAGGCTCTTGGGGTAGATTTGATAAACAATCCTGATTTGGTGGCCACAGACCCAGTAGTTTCATTCAAGACAGCCTTGTGGTTTTGGATGACTAAGCATGACAGTAAGCCTTCCTGCCATGATATTTTGATCAATGCTAATAGTCAAGTCTCAAGCTACCTCGTGATTGACAATATAATCAATGGCAAGTCTCAAGTGGACCAAAGTGGACTCGAAAAAAATAGTAGAGTTTCTACCAGTGTTGGGTACTATAAGAGGTACTGTGACATGTTAAAAGTGAGATATGGAAAGCTAATATAA